From the genome of Biomphalaria glabrata chromosome 1, xgBioGlab47.1, whole genome shotgun sequence, one region includes:
- the LOC129922290 gene encoding uncharacterized protein LOC129922290 isoform X2, with the protein MWSKMTDEYVQSDGTLQKVSKWRPVNKEGSFNDLVRGITPNTIAYRNRSCFCYPYRNSYGSQCLHDEICGSWKVFKLQKQNVVQSQSNLEDSLDVSPICSNSKAQTIFFTHQKYIVNSCVIVKYGEIFYPGVVIEVLDDQRRNNFFKRHRN; encoded by the exons ATGTGGTCAAAGATGACGGATGAGTATGTTCAGAGTGATGGTACACTGCAAAAGGTATCAAAGTGGCGACCAGTAAATAAAGAAGGATCTTTTAATGACCTAGTGAGAGGTATTACACCTAACACTATTGCTTACAGAAATAGAAGCTGTTTCTGCTATCCATACAGAAATTCATATGGCAGTCAGTGCCTGCATGATGAAATATGTGGCTCTTGGAAGGTGTTCAaacttcagaaacaaaatg tagTGCAATCTCAGTCAAATCTTGAAGACTCTTTGGATGTCAGTCCCATATGCTCAAATTCAAAG gccCAAACAATTTTCTTCACTCATCAAAAGTACATTGTAAATAGCTGTGTGATTGTCAAGTATGGGGAAATATTCTATCCAG GAGTTGTGATAGAAGTCCTGGATGATCAGcgcagaaataatttttttaaaaggcacagaaattaa
- the LOC129922290 gene encoding uncharacterized protein LOC129922290 isoform X1 has translation MWSKMTDEYVQSDGTLQKVSKWRPVNKEGSFNDLVRGITPNTIAYRNRSCFCYPYRNSYGSQCLHDEICGSWKVFKLQKQNVVQSQSNLEDSLDVSPICSNSKAQTIFFTHQKYIVNSCVIVKYGEIFYPGIIFCTVYLLISINKFKVCFRLKY, from the exons ATGTGGTCAAAGATGACGGATGAGTATGTTCAGAGTGATGGTACACTGCAAAAGGTATCAAAGTGGCGACCAGTAAATAAAGAAGGATCTTTTAATGACCTAGTGAGAGGTATTACACCTAACACTATTGCTTACAGAAATAGAAGCTGTTTCTGCTATCCATACAGAAATTCATATGGCAGTCAGTGCCTGCATGATGAAATATGTGGCTCTTGGAAGGTGTTCAaacttcagaaacaaaatg tagTGCAATCTCAGTCAAATCTTGAAGACTCTTTGGATGTCAGTCCCATATGCTCAAATTCAAAG gccCAAACAATTTTCTTCACTCATCAAAAGTACATTGTAAATAGCTGTGTGATTGTCAAGTATGGGGAAATATTCTATCCAGGTATAATTTTTTGCACTGTGTaccttttaatttcaataaacaagttcaaagtatgttttagattgaagtattaa
- the LOC106077700 gene encoding uncharacterized protein LOC106077700 isoform X2 has translation MTHLRTKTNNTINRSKTESGLEFNASDKDYTYYLHPCNVPPPICKNVQMTACQISKSNNVIYGIATHDGNQIDGDPETGNFSITNKYGTLADIRTSIVYVVCGSEEATFLDIEPNPFKTYIFTLRTRYGCIPQNSSGNGLSVGSVLVILFFVFFLIYLVGGVLFLKFVRKAEGIETIPNIEFWKDLPSLIKDGMVFTFRGCKAESTYEKI, from the exons ATGACACATTTAAGAacgaaaacaaacaacactattaatagatctaaaacCGAGTCAGG TTTGGAGTTCAATGCCTCAGACAAGGATTACACATATTATCTGCATCCATGCAATGTACCTCCACCTATTTGCAAAAATGTACAAATGACT GCTTGTCAAATATCAAAGAGTAACAATGTGATCTATGGAATAGCAACTCATGATGGCAATCAAATAGATGGTGATCCAGAAACAGGAAACTTCAGCATCACTAACAAGTATGGCACTTTAGCTGATATAAG aaCTAGTATTGTGTATGTTGTTTGTGGCTCAGAGGAAGCTACCTTTTTGGATATAGAGCCAAACCCTTTTAAAACTTAT ATATTCACGCTTAGAACACGTTATGGTTGTATTCCTCAAAATTCTTCTGGCAATGGACTCAGTGTGGGATCAGTTCTTGTCATTCT attttttgtatttttcctGATTTATTTGGTTGGTGGTGTACTGTTTCTGAAATTTGTGCGTAAAGCTGAAGGTATTGAAACGATTCCAAATATTGAATTCTGGAAAGATTTACCATCACTGATTAAA GATGGCATGGTGTTTACATTCAGAGGTTGTAAAGCAGAAAGTACTTATGAGAAGATCTGA
- the LOC106077700 gene encoding uncharacterized protein LOC106077700 isoform X1: MLEIPYSFYGILFAIVVNSAYSKPCKFIPPCTCSTDNYTLDLKPLMKARNDLEFNASDKDYTYYLHPCNVPPPICKNVQMTACQISKSNNVIYGIATHDGNQIDGDPETGNFSITNKYGTLADIRTSIVYVVCGSEEATFLDIEPNPFKTYIFTLRTRYGCIPQNSSGNGLSVGSVLVILFFVFFLIYLVGGVLFLKFVRKAEGIETIPNIEFWKDLPSLIKDGMVFTFRGCKAESTYEKI, encoded by the exons ATGTTAGAAATACCTTACTCGTTTTATGGTATTTTGTTTGCGATTGTAGTTAATTCAGCGTATTCTAAACCATGCAAATTTATCCCACCATGCACCTGTTCAACTGACAATTATACCTTGGATTTAAAACCTTTGATGAAGGCCAGAAACGA TTTGGAGTTCAATGCCTCAGACAAGGATTACACATATTATCTGCATCCATGCAATGTACCTCCACCTATTTGCAAAAATGTACAAATGACT GCTTGTCAAATATCAAAGAGTAACAATGTGATCTATGGAATAGCAACTCATGATGGCAATCAAATAGATGGTGATCCAGAAACAGGAAACTTCAGCATCACTAACAAGTATGGCACTTTAGCTGATATAAG aaCTAGTATTGTGTATGTTGTTTGTGGCTCAGAGGAAGCTACCTTTTTGGATATAGAGCCAAACCCTTTTAAAACTTAT ATATTCACGCTTAGAACACGTTATGGTTGTATTCCTCAAAATTCTTCTGGCAATGGACTCAGTGTGGGATCAGTTCTTGTCATTCT attttttgtatttttcctGATTTATTTGGTTGGTGGTGTACTGTTTCTGAAATTTGTGCGTAAAGCTGAAGGTATTGAAACGATTCCAAATATTGAATTCTGGAAAGATTTACCATCACTGATTAAA GATGGCATGGTGTTTACATTCAGAGGTTGTAAAGCAGAAAGTACTTATGAGAAGATCTGA